From a single Aquincola tertiaricarbonis genomic region:
- a CDS encoding ABC transporter substrate-binding protein, translating to MRAPTFPKLHSTIPALLLSLAGLAAHAGTITVYTALEEDEIKDYVAAAKKDLPDVDVKVLRLSTGDLGARILAEAANPQHDVIWGWALTNMLDPRITALLAPYAPQGSDKLKPADKAADGKWFATTGYMAAFCVNTEVLKAKNLPVPTSWKDLANPIYKGEVVMPNPVSSGTGYLQIAALLQSKGSKDGWQYLKALDGNVAQYIKSGSRPCKAARAGEFGIGTSLAFAAMQSVDEGYPVKMVIPSDGAGYELEASGLMAKARNPADAKRFLDWTLSPGATALYGKYKEIVTLPGAPQSKAAKAAGLPADLGKLLYPMDFAQSAKDRESILATWQKTIGR from the coding sequence ATGCGCGCCCCCACGTTCCCGAAGCTGCATTCCACCATCCCCGCCCTGCTGCTGTCGCTGGCCGGCCTGGCCGCCCATGCCGGCACCATCACCGTCTACACCGCGCTGGAGGAAGACGAGATCAAGGACTACGTGGCCGCCGCCAAGAAAGACCTGCCCGACGTGGACGTGAAGGTGCTGCGCCTGTCCACCGGCGACCTGGGGGCCCGCATCCTGGCCGAGGCCGCCAACCCGCAGCACGACGTGATCTGGGGCTGGGCGCTCACCAACATGCTGGATCCGCGCATCACCGCGCTGCTGGCGCCCTATGCGCCGCAGGGCAGTGACAAGCTCAAGCCCGCCGACAAGGCGGCCGACGGCAAGTGGTTCGCCACCACCGGCTACATGGCGGCCTTCTGCGTCAATACCGAGGTGCTCAAGGCCAAGAACCTGCCGGTGCCCACCAGCTGGAAGGACCTGGCCAACCCCATCTACAAGGGCGAGGTGGTGATGCCCAACCCGGTGTCCTCCGGCACCGGCTACCTGCAGATCGCGGCGCTGCTGCAGTCCAAGGGCAGCAAGGATGGCTGGCAGTACCTGAAGGCGCTGGACGGCAACGTGGCCCAGTACATCAAGTCGGGCTCGCGGCCTTGCAAGGCAGCACGCGCGGGTGAATTCGGCATCGGCACCTCGCTGGCCTTTGCCGCGATGCAGTCGGTGGACGAAGGCTACCCGGTGAAGATGGTGATCCCCAGCGACGGCGCCGGCTACGAGCTGGAAGCCTCGGGCCTGATGGCCAAGGCCCGCAACCCGGCCGATGCCAAGCGCTTCCTCGACTGGACGCTGTCGCCCGGCGCCACCGCGCTGTACGGCAAGTACAAGGAAATCGTCACGCTGCCCGGCGCGCCGCAATCCAAGGCGGCCAAGGCGGCCGGCCTGCCCGCCGACCTGGGCAAGCTGCTGTACCCGATGGACTTTGCCCAGTCGGCCAAGGACCGCGAAAGCATCCTGGCCACCTGGCAGAAGACCATCGGCCGCTGA
- a CDS encoding efflux transporter outer membrane subunit: protein MTSPDSRLCGPAIALALSLLLAACASPPPATPPTDTVPPQWQASLPHGGSTAELAGWWQRFDDPLLPRLVDQAQQRNPTLAQAAARITQARASARIAGAALSPQLNANAGVQRSSTQLPPTPGQQTAGTATLDASWEIDLFGYNRQNRAAAEARAAGADAQWHNARVSLAAEVANTYVGLRACEAALAVYQQDAKSAGQTSDLTARLVQAGFQAPANGALARATAAEASNRVRAQQADCDVLVKQLSALVVEPEPGLRSQLAEAQGRLPQPQGFEVPAVPAQVLAQRPDVAAAEREVAAASADVGAAQADRLPRLSLTGSIGRAAVRAGGNTFNGDTWSFGPGLLAPLIDGGRRSAAVDAAQARYEEAVAGWRAQVLSAAREVEEALVRLQAAQQREEDARRASAGYAEFLAAAQTQFQVGTGSLLDLEQARRNALVADANLVQVRRERVAAWLALYKAVGGGWQPVAAAPNNTREAN, encoded by the coding sequence ATGACATCACCTGATTCACGCCTGTGCGGCCCCGCGATCGCCCTGGCGCTGAGCCTGCTGCTCGCCGCCTGCGCCAGCCCGCCGCCGGCCACGCCGCCGACCGACACGGTGCCGCCGCAATGGCAGGCCAGCTTGCCGCATGGCGGCAGCACCGCCGAGCTGGCCGGCTGGTGGCAGCGCTTCGACGACCCGCTGCTGCCGCGCCTGGTGGACCAGGCGCAGCAGCGCAACCCTACGCTGGCCCAGGCCGCGGCGCGCATCACCCAGGCCCGGGCCTCGGCCCGCATCGCCGGGGCGGCCTTGTCGCCGCAGCTCAATGCCAATGCTGGCGTGCAGCGTTCCAGCACCCAGCTGCCGCCCACGCCCGGCCAGCAGACCGCCGGCACCGCCACGCTCGACGCCAGCTGGGAGATCGACCTCTTCGGTTACAACCGCCAGAACCGCGCTGCCGCCGAGGCCCGCGCCGCCGGTGCCGATGCGCAGTGGCACAACGCCCGCGTGAGCCTGGCCGCCGAGGTGGCCAACACCTACGTGGGCCTGCGCGCCTGCGAGGCGGCGCTGGCCGTCTACCAGCAGGACGCGAAGTCCGCCGGCCAGACCAGCGACCTCACCGCCCGCCTGGTGCAGGCCGGCTTCCAGGCGCCGGCCAACGGCGCGCTGGCCCGCGCCACCGCCGCCGAGGCCAGCAACCGCGTGCGGGCGCAGCAGGCCGATTGCGACGTGCTCGTCAAGCAGCTGTCGGCCCTGGTGGTGGAGCCCGAGCCCGGCCTGCGCAGCCAGTTGGCCGAGGCGCAGGGCCGGCTGCCGCAGCCGCAAGGCTTCGAGGTGCCGGCCGTGCCCGCCCAGGTGCTGGCCCAGCGGCCCGACGTGGCCGCCGCCGAACGTGAGGTGGCCGCGGCCTCGGCCGACGTGGGCGCGGCCCAGGCCGACCGGCTGCCGCGCCTGTCGCTCACCGGCTCCATCGGCCGCGCGGCGGTGCGCGCCGGCGGTAACACCTTCAACGGCGACACCTGGAGCTTCGGCCCCGGGCTGCTGGCGCCGCTGATCGACGGCGGCCGCCGCAGCGCCGCGGTGGACGCGGCCCAGGCCCGGTACGAAGAAGCCGTGGCCGGCTGGCGTGCCCAGGTGCTGAGCGCCGCGCGCGAGGTGGAAGAGGCGCTGGTGCGGCTGCAGGCTGCCCAGCAGCGCGAAGAAGATGCCCGCCGCGCGTCGGCCGGTTATGCCGAGTTCCTGGCCGCGGCGCAGACGCAGTTCCAGGTGGGCACCGGCAGCCTGCTCGACCTGGAACAGGCCCGGCGCAACGCGCTGGTGGCCGATGCCAACCTGGTGCAGGTGCGGCGTGAGCGCGTGGCCGCCTGGCTGGCGCTTTACAAGGCGGTGGGCGGCGGCTGGCAGCCGGTGGCTGCGGCGCCCAACAACACGAGGGAAGCCAATTGA
- a CDS encoding M1 family metallopeptidase, producing MTSAVAARTRLATPPLRPFFHRRRHALYAACLLALATLGGLGAAPPAQAQARFDFAATPGRLSKQVVPTHYQLLIEADPARDDFRGEVTIVVDVRKPTDAIVLNAHQLQATGAMLNDASGLRPMKVLPDEARQTWRLVPEDGKPIAAGSQRIEIDYTGVVQKTGQGLYRAEYRDITAAPDAPLARTLATQLEAIYARSVLPSFDEPVFRAVFELSVRAPAGQQVVANMPLQSQVPEADGRVLYRFAPTPPMPSYLLAFTIGRFDLLEGSAGTLPLRILTAPGKREQARFALQATEQLMGHYADYFGVPYALPKLDQHAVPSTRWGAMEDWGLISYAESGLLFDPARSNPDTQRRVFNLLAHEIAHQWFGNLVTAASWEEIWLNEAFATWMATRASDHFHPEWQVRLRERGWVEEAMDEDSGQATRAIRSGRVDEHAIWDVFDNITYAKGGAVLSMIEQWLGPQVFQKGLATYMADRQYSNATAGDLWHHIGQAAGRDVRRVAASWTDQRGFPVVQVASRCAAGQTEVTLSQRRFVTGAADRMQRTWHIPVRLARGDQVQTVMLDQPRRTLRLPGCSDEPLVANAGGRGFYRVQYGPAQLKALARALPALAPADRVTVMADALALARTGATPLAGWFELLAATPQVQDDSRAALLGMAMRGLQQLDAVMAGLPVQAPLREAARALLAPELARLGWSAAEGEGSEPRALRNQLIRQLAMFGDAQVLAEARQRFDADVAGREPLPAAIRSGVIGAVGAQADGERFAQLLQRLQQADSDEDRWTYARALASTTDEAQLRRLLSAALSGVTSPNVSSAIPSMAGDLGPLGEVAYRHVLDHWADYEKLSGMQGRQYLLPGSASRFVQPAQAQALVDDQARLVGKGGALTAGRQAEQIRLHARMRERDAAALEKLLAGWQPQH from the coding sequence ATGACGTCTGCCGTTGCCGCCCGCACCCGCCTTGCCACGCCGCCGCTGCGGCCCTTCTTCCACCGGCGCCGCCATGCGCTGTATGCCGCCTGCCTGCTGGCCCTGGCCACGCTAGGCGGGCTGGGCGCTGCGCCACCCGCGCAGGCCCAGGCCCGCTTCGACTTCGCGGCCACGCCCGGCCGCCTGAGCAAGCAGGTGGTGCCCACGCACTACCAGCTGCTGATCGAGGCCGACCCGGCGCGCGACGACTTCCGTGGTGAGGTGACCATCGTGGTGGACGTGCGCAAGCCCACGGACGCCATCGTGCTCAACGCGCACCAGCTGCAGGCCACCGGCGCGATGCTGAACGACGCCAGCGGCCTGCGCCCGATGAAGGTGCTGCCCGATGAGGCGCGCCAGACCTGGCGCCTGGTGCCGGAAGACGGCAAGCCCATCGCCGCGGGCAGCCAGCGCATCGAGATCGATTACACCGGCGTGGTGCAGAAGACGGGCCAGGGCCTGTACCGCGCCGAGTACCGCGACATCACCGCCGCGCCCGATGCACCGCTGGCGCGCACCCTGGCCACGCAGCTGGAAGCCATCTACGCCCGCAGCGTGCTGCCCTCGTTCGACGAGCCGGTGTTCCGCGCCGTGTTCGAGCTGAGCGTGCGCGCGCCTGCCGGCCAGCAGGTGGTGGCCAACATGCCGCTGCAATCACAGGTGCCCGAGGCCGACGGCCGCGTGCTGTACCGTTTTGCGCCCACGCCGCCGATGCCCAGCTACCTGCTGGCCTTCACCATCGGCCGCTTCGACCTGCTGGAAGGCAGCGCCGGCACGCTGCCGCTGCGCATCCTCACCGCGCCGGGCAAGCGTGAGCAGGCCCGCTTCGCGTTGCAGGCCACCGAGCAGCTGATGGGCCACTATGCCGACTACTTCGGCGTGCCCTACGCGCTGCCCAAGCTGGACCAGCATGCGGTGCCCAGCACCCGCTGGGGCGCGATGGAGGACTGGGGCCTGATCTCCTACGCCGAAAGCGGCCTGCTGTTCGACCCCGCGCGCAGCAACCCGGACACCCAGCGCCGCGTGTTCAACCTGCTGGCCCACGAAATCGCGCACCAGTGGTTCGGCAACCTGGTCACCGCCGCCTCGTGGGAAGAGATCTGGCTGAACGAAGCCTTCGCCACCTGGATGGCCACCCGCGCCTCCGACCACTTCCACCCTGAGTGGCAGGTGCGGCTGCGCGAGCGCGGCTGGGTGGAAGAGGCGATGGACGAGGACAGCGGCCAGGCCACGCGGGCCATCCGCTCGGGCCGAGTGGACGAGCACGCCATCTGGGACGTGTTCGACAACATCACCTATGCCAAGGGCGGCGCGGTGCTGTCGATGATCGAGCAGTGGCTGGGCCCCCAGGTGTTCCAGAAGGGCCTGGCCACCTACATGGCCGACCGCCAGTACAGCAATGCCACCGCCGGCGACCTGTGGCACCACATCGGCCAGGCGGCCGGGCGCGACGTGCGCCGCGTGGCCGCCAGCTGGACCGACCAGCGCGGCTTTCCGGTGGTGCAGGTGGCCAGCCGCTGCGCCGCCGGCCAGACCGAGGTCACGCTGTCGCAGCGCCGCTTCGTCACCGGCGCGGCCGACCGCATGCAGCGCACCTGGCACATCCCGGTGCGGCTGGCGCGCGGCGACCAGGTGCAGACGGTGATGCTGGACCAGCCCCGGCGCACGCTGCGCCTGCCCGGCTGCAGCGACGAGCCGCTGGTGGCCAACGCCGGTGGCCGCGGCTTCTACCGCGTGCAGTACGGCCCGGCGCAGCTCAAGGCGCTGGCCCGCGCCTTGCCCGCGCTGGCGCCGGCCGACCGGGTGACGGTGATGGCCGATGCACTGGCCCTGGCCCGCACCGGCGCCACGCCGCTGGCCGGCTGGTTCGAGCTGCTGGCCGCCACGCCGCAGGTGCAGGACGACAGCCGCGCCGCCCTGCTGGGCATGGCCATGCGCGGGCTGCAGCAGCTGGACGCGGTGATGGCCGGCCTGCCGGTGCAGGCCCCGCTGCGCGAGGCTGCACGCGCCTTGCTGGCCCCCGAGCTGGCGCGGCTGGGCTGGTCAGCGGCCGAGGGCGAAGGCTCCGAGCCCCGGGCGCTGCGCAACCAATTGATCCGCCAGCTGGCCATGTTCGGTGACGCGCAAGTGCTGGCCGAGGCCCGCCAGCGCTTTGATGCCGACGTGGCCGGCCGCGAGCCGCTGCCCGCGGCCATCCGCAGCGGCGTGATCGGCGCGGTGGGTGCGCAGGCCGATGGCGAGCGTTTTGCGCAGCTGCTGCAGCGGCTGCAGCAGGCCGACAGCGACGAGGACCGCTGGACCTATGCGCGGGCCCTGGCCTCGACCACCGACGAGGCGCAACTGCGCCGGTTGCTCAGCGCCGCGCTGTCGGGCGTCACCTCACCCAATGTGTCGTCGGCCATCCCGTCGATGGCGGGCGACCTGGGCCCGCTGGGCGAGGTGGCCTACCGCCACGTGCTGGACCACTGGGCCGACTACGAGAAGCTGTCCGGCATGCAGGGCCGGCAGTACCTGCTGCCGGGCTCGGCCTCGCGCTTCGTGCAGCCGGCCCAGGCCCAGGCCCTGGTCGACGACCAGGCCCGCCTGGTGGGCAAGGGCGGCGCGCTGACCGCCGGCCGCCAGGCCGAGCAGATCCGCCTGCATGCCCGCATGCGCGAGCGTGATGCAGCGGCGCTGGAAAAGCTGCTGGCCGGCTGGCAGCCGCAGCATTGA
- a CDS encoding DeoR/GlpR family DNA-binding transcription regulator codes for MLQEERFLRIRSLLATFSRVSVERIATDLDVSRETVRRDLVQLEELGELRRVHGGAVALDAAPEPPMAVRLAARQKEKRAIAKAAVALLRPGQTLFLDTGSTNAILAEELGSLSGMVFITNSLTIALKLAQLQEGRDAGNRTLLLGGEIDAKTQATHGADTVHEIHRLRADVALLSPVGLHARQGAMSFEHHEAAIARAMAAQAQQVVILADHSKIGQTSRVAYARPADIDIVITDAKARELPGLAPLRKACQQVMVV; via the coding sequence ATGCTTCAAGAAGAACGTTTCCTGCGCATCCGCAGCCTGCTGGCCACCTTCTCGCGCGTCAGCGTCGAGCGCATCGCGACCGACCTCGACGTCTCGCGCGAAACGGTGCGCCGCGACCTGGTGCAACTGGAAGAGCTGGGCGAGCTGCGGCGGGTGCACGGCGGCGCGGTGGCGCTGGACGCCGCGCCCGAGCCGCCGATGGCGGTGCGGCTGGCCGCCCGACAGAAAGAAAAGCGGGCCATCGCCAAGGCCGCGGTGGCGCTGCTGCGGCCAGGGCAGACGCTGTTCCTGGACACCGGCAGCACCAATGCCATCCTGGCCGAGGAGCTGGGCAGCCTGAGCGGGATGGTGTTCATCACCAACTCGCTGACCATCGCGCTGAAGCTGGCGCAGCTGCAGGAAGGCCGGGACGCCGGCAACCGCACGCTGCTGCTGGGCGGCGAGATCGACGCCAAGACCCAGGCCACGCACGGCGCCGACACCGTGCACGAGATCCACCGCCTGCGTGCCGACGTGGCCCTGCTGTCGCCGGTGGGCCTGCATGCCCGCCAGGGCGCGATGAGCTTCGAGCACCACGAAGCCGCCATTGCCCGCGCGATGGCGGCGCAGGCCCAGCAGGTGGTGATCCTGGCCGACCACAGCAAGATCGGCCAGACCAGCCGCGTGGCTTATGCGCGGCCAGCCGACATCGACATCGTCATCACCGATGCCAAGGCGCGCGAGCTGCCGGGGCTGGCACCGCTGCGCAAGGCGTGCCAGCAGGTGATGGTCGTCTAG
- a CDS encoding ABC transporter permease subunit, whose protein sequence is MSAARLPMRPADRWLLRACLGLPLLALLMFFGMPMLGIGWRSLLQDGGGVGLGNYAALLDTPGVWRALGNSLLLGAATTVVVLVLGFVLAFGLERTCMPGKRFAAIGLALPMLAPSLVLGLGLIFLLGRNGIVGKMLGMRPDVYGFWGLLAADVLYALPQAVLILRAALRHGDARQYEAAEMLGASPWRQFVDITLPGVRYGLLSAAFVVFTITITDFGNAVVIGGNFPVLATEIYNQVSGQMKFGLGAVVGIVLLVPAALSVFIEHLAARRQAGVGAESAQPPVPQRRPARDSAFFAAMLLSIGSIYAVVVTVVVASFIRLWPYKLDLTLKHYDIDIAGGYAPLWTSVWVSLLAAGLGTALLFMLAFGVQRLPGRAAALARLLSALPVAVPGLVLGLAYVFTFNTANLPWGALYGTALLLALCNYYHYHTQGFVTVSTGMRTVPAALEDATQVLGGGTGRVLADVYLPAMRTTLLAVAVFLFMRSMVTLSAVIFLITPSLSVGAVTVMRLDEAGFTSQAAAFSTCIMALVGTMALLLHLATRRH, encoded by the coding sequence ATGAGCGCCGCACGGCTGCCCATGCGCCCGGCCGACCGCTGGCTGCTGCGCGCCTGCCTGGGCCTGCCGCTGCTGGCGCTGCTGATGTTCTTCGGCATGCCGATGCTGGGCATCGGCTGGCGCAGCCTGCTGCAGGACGGCGGCGGCGTCGGTCTGGGCAACTACGCCGCGCTGCTGGACACGCCCGGCGTGTGGCGGGCGCTGGGCAACAGCCTGCTGCTGGGCGCGGCCACCACGGTGGTGGTGCTGGTGCTGGGCTTCGTGCTGGCCTTCGGGCTGGAGCGCACCTGCATGCCGGGCAAGCGCTTCGCGGCCATCGGCCTGGCGCTGCCGATGCTGGCGCCTTCGCTGGTGCTGGGCCTGGGCCTCATCTTCCTGCTGGGGCGCAACGGCATCGTGGGCAAGATGCTGGGCATGCGGCCCGACGTGTACGGCTTCTGGGGCCTGCTGGCCGCCGACGTGCTGTATGCGCTGCCGCAGGCGGTGCTGATCCTGCGGGCGGCGCTGCGCCATGGCGACGCCCGCCAGTACGAAGCCGCCGAGATGCTGGGCGCCAGCCCCTGGCGGCAATTCGTCGACATCACGCTGCCCGGCGTGCGCTATGGCCTGTTGAGCGCGGCCTTCGTGGTGTTCACCATCACCATCACCGACTTCGGCAACGCGGTGGTCATCGGCGGCAACTTCCCGGTGCTGGCCACCGAGATCTACAACCAGGTGAGCGGGCAGATGAAGTTCGGCCTGGGCGCGGTGGTGGGCATCGTGCTGCTGGTGCCGGCGGCGCTGTCCGTGTTCATCGAGCACCTGGCCGCGCGGCGCCAGGCCGGCGTGGGCGCTGAATCGGCGCAGCCGCCGGTGCCGCAGCGCCGTCCGGCGCGCGACAGCGCCTTCTTCGCCGCCATGCTGCTGAGCATCGGCAGCATCTACGCGGTGGTGGTGACGGTGGTGGTGGCCAGCTTCATCCGGCTGTGGCCCTACAAGCTGGACCTGACGCTCAAGCACTACGACATCGACATCGCCGGCGGTTATGCGCCGCTGTGGACTTCGGTGTGGGTGTCGCTGCTGGCGGCCGGGCTGGGCACGGCGCTGCTGTTCATGCTGGCCTTCGGCGTGCAGCGGCTGCCGGGCCGTGCGGCGGCGCTGGCGCGGCTGCTCAGCGCGCTGCCGGTGGCGGTGCCGGGGCTGGTGCTGGGCCTGGCCTACGTGTTCACGTTCAACACCGCCAACCTGCCCTGGGGTGCGCTGTACGGCACCGCGCTGCTGCTGGCGCTGTGCAACTACTACCACTACCACACGCAAGGCTTCGTCACCGTGAGCACCGGCATGCGCACCGTGCCCGCCGCGCTGGAAGACGCCACCCAGGTGCTGGGCGGCGGCACCGGCCGCGTGCTGGCCGACGTGTACCTGCCGGCCATGCGCACCACGCTGCTGGCGGTGGCGGTGTTCCTCTTCATGCGCTCGATGGTCACGCTGTCGGCCGTCATCTTCCTGATCACGCCTTCTCTGTCGGTGGGCGCGGTCACGGTGATGCGGCTGGACGAAGCGGGCTTCACCTCGCAGGCGGCGGCGTTTTCCACCTGCATCATGGCGCTGGTGGGCACGATGGCGTTGCTGCTGCACCTCGCCACACGCCGACACTAG
- a CDS encoding ABC transporter ATP-binding protein, with translation MALQIRNLHKSFDGQVALERIDLDVGSSEFVCLLGPSGCGKTTLLRIIAGLMAADGGSISLQGRDLAGLPARDRGFGIVFQSYSLFPHMTVADNVGYGLRIRGQGGTAITQRVNELLAMVKLQAFGQRYPGELSGGQQQRVAIARALAVNPSLLLLDEPLSALDARVRADLRRELREVQRSLGIPTLMVTHDQEEAMQMADTIVCMNQGRIEQQGAPQALYEAPRTRFVADFMGHSNLLPPAQAQRLLPQLPPLPEGLAAEQALLCLRPERVRLQPEAPAGALQAMVTDIGFLGSIQRVRARWQDIELLAEASSTLPLALGQTVPLHIAAADGRWVKA, from the coding sequence ATGGCACTGCAGATCCGCAACCTGCACAAGAGCTTCGACGGCCAGGTGGCGCTGGAGCGCATCGACCTGGACGTGGGCAGCAGCGAGTTCGTGTGCCTGCTGGGCCCCAGCGGCTGCGGCAAGACCACGCTGCTGCGCATCATCGCCGGCCTGATGGCCGCCGATGGCGGCAGCATCAGCCTGCAGGGCCGCGACCTGGCCGGGCTGCCGGCGCGCGACCGTGGGTTCGGCATCGTGTTCCAGTCGTACTCGCTGTTTCCGCACATGACGGTGGCCGACAATGTGGGCTACGGCCTGCGCATCCGCGGGCAGGGCGGCACGGCCATCACGCAGCGGGTGAACGAGCTGCTGGCCATGGTCAAGCTGCAGGCCTTCGGCCAGCGCTACCCGGGTGAGCTCTCGGGCGGCCAGCAGCAGCGGGTGGCCATCGCGCGGGCGCTGGCGGTCAACCCCTCGCTGCTGCTGCTGGACGAGCCGCTGTCCGCGCTGGATGCGCGGGTGCGCGCCGACCTGCGGCGCGAGCTGCGCGAGGTGCAGCGCAGCCTGGGCATCCCGACGCTGATGGTGACGCACGACCAGGAAGAGGCGATGCAGATGGCCGACACCATCGTCTGCATGAACCAGGGCCGCATCGAGCAGCAGGGCGCACCGCAGGCCTTGTACGAGGCGCCACGCACCCGCTTCGTGGCCGACTTCATGGGCCACAGCAACCTGCTGCCGCCGGCGCAGGCGCAGCGGCTGCTGCCGCAGCTGCCGCCCCTGCCCGAAGGCCTGGCCGCCGAGCAGGCCCTGCTGTGCCTGCGGCCCGAGCGGGTGCGGCTGCAGCCCGAAGCCCCGGCCGGCGCGCTGCAGGCCATGGTCACCGACATCGGCTTTCTGGGCAGCATCCAGCGGGTGCGCGCCCGCTGGCAGGACATCGAGCTGCTGGCCGAGGCCAGCAGCACGCTGCCGCTGGCCCTGGGCCAGACGGTGCCGCTGCACATCGCCGCGGCCGATGGCCGCTGGGTGAAAGCATGA
- a CDS encoding efflux RND transporter periplasmic adaptor subunit — MHRLALATTALALLATLAACGKKEGGPTDATPATAASAPAGAASAAKAALTVTAIQPATASWARTLSANGSIAPWQESIVSAEQGGYRLAEVLVNVGDRVKRGQVLARMAVDTVQVELAQTRAALAESEATLAEAQANAERARQLQTTGAISAQQINQYLTAEKTAQARLLAQRARLQSDQLRLAKTTITAPDDGVISARLATVGAVAGNGQELFRLIRGGRLEWRAEVTAAELSQLRPGMKATLQLPDGSSTAGTVRMVAPTVDAQTRNGLVYVDLSSAQAGASSTVRAGMFSRGEFQLGATPALALPQAAVALRDGFQYVFALESQVGGNDWRVRQLKVQLGRRLGDQVEVLGGLDAQARVVAQGVGFLTDGDIVSVVSAAPAPAAAASR, encoded by the coding sequence ATGCACCGCCTGGCCCTGGCCACCACCGCGCTGGCGCTGCTGGCCACGCTGGCCGCCTGCGGCAAGAAGGAAGGCGGCCCCACCGACGCCACACCCGCCACCGCGGCTTCGGCGCCCGCCGGTGCGGCCTCGGCCGCCAAGGCGGCGCTCACCGTCACCGCCATCCAGCCGGCCACCGCCAGCTGGGCACGCACCCTCAGCGCCAACGGCAGCATCGCGCCCTGGCAGGAATCCATCGTCAGCGCCGAGCAGGGCGGCTACCGCCTGGCCGAGGTGCTGGTGAACGTGGGCGACCGCGTCAAGCGTGGCCAGGTGCTGGCCCGCATGGCGGTGGACACGGTGCAGGTGGAGCTGGCGCAGACGCGCGCCGCGCTGGCCGAGAGCGAGGCCACGCTGGCCGAGGCGCAGGCCAATGCCGAGCGCGCCCGCCAGCTGCAGACCACCGGCGCCATCAGCGCCCAGCAGATCAACCAGTACCTGACGGCCGAGAAGACCGCGCAGGCCCGGCTGCTGGCCCAGCGCGCCCGGCTGCAGAGCGACCAGCTGCGCCTGGCCAAGACCACCATCACCGCGCCCGACGATGGCGTGATCTCGGCCCGGCTGGCCACGGTGGGCGCGGTGGCCGGCAACGGCCAGGAGCTGTTCCGCCTGATCCGTGGCGGCCGGCTGGAGTGGCGCGCCGAGGTGACGGCGGCTGAACTCTCCCAGCTGCGCCCGGGCATGAAGGCCACGCTGCAGCTGCCCGATGGCAGCAGCACCGCCGGCACGGTGCGCATGGTGGCGCCCACCGTCGATGCGCAGACGCGCAACGGCCTGGTGTACGTGGACCTGAGCTCGGCGCAGGCCGGCGCCTCGTCCACCGTGCGCGCGGGCATGTTCTCGCGCGGCGAGTTCCAGCTGGGGGCCACGCCCGCGCTGGCGCTGCCGCAGGCGGCGGTGGCGCTGCGCGACGGCTTCCAGTACGTGTTCGCGCTGGAAAGCCAGGTCGGCGGCAACGACTGGCGCGTGCGCCAGCTGAAGGTGCAGCTGGGCCGCCGGCTGGGCGACCAGGTGGAAGTGCTGGGCGGCCTGGACGCCCAGGCCCGCGTGGTGGCCCAGGGCGTGGGCTTCCTCACCGACGGCGACATCGTCAGCGTGGTGAGCGCTGCACCGGCGCCGGCCGCCGCCGCGTCCCGCTGA
- the hisN gene encoding histidinol-phosphatase has translation MSTPPLISIAGRLADVAAGHSLPLFRTSLAVDLKADASPVTLADREAEAAMRTLLRAELPDHGILGEEHGRERLDAPHVWVLDPIDGTKSFITGSPLWGTLIALMHQGRVQLGLVDMPVLKERWVGVVGEGAWCNGQPVRVSGCTALAQARIFTTSPDVFSADEWPRFDALSRHCALRRFGGDCYSYAQLAGGTVDLVVEASLQPYDYLAVAGLVQAAGGVMTDWQGRPLTMDSDGRVVAAATPALHQAALAMLAG, from the coding sequence ATGTCCACGCCCCCTCTGATCTCGATCGCCGGCCGCCTGGCCGACGTGGCCGCGGGGCATTCGCTGCCGCTGTTCCGCACCTCGCTGGCGGTGGACCTGAAGGCCGATGCCAGCCCGGTGACGCTGGCCGACCGCGAGGCGGAAGCCGCGATGCGCACGCTGCTGCGGGCGGAGCTGCCTGATCACGGCATCCTGGGCGAAGAGCACGGCCGCGAGCGGCTGGACGCGCCTCATGTGTGGGTGCTCGACCCCATCGATGGCACCAAGAGCTTCATCACCGGTTCGCCCTTGTGGGGCACGCTGATCGCGCTGATGCACCAAGGCCGTGTGCAGCTGGGCCTGGTGGACATGCCGGTGCTCAAGGAGCGCTGGGTGGGCGTGGTGGGCGAAGGCGCCTGGTGCAACGGCCAGCCGGTGCGCGTGAGCGGCTGCACCGCGCTGGCGCAGGCCCGCATCTTCACCACTTCACCCGACGTGTTCAGCGCGGATGAATGGCCGCGCTTCGATGCGCTGAGCCGGCACTGTGCGCTGCGCCGCTTTGGCGGTGACTGCTACAGCTATGCGCAGCTGGCCGGCGGCACCGTCGACCTGGTGGTGGAAGCCAGCCTGCAGCCCTACGACTACCTGGCCGTGGCCGGCCTGGTGCAAGCCGCGGGCGGCGTGATGACCGACTGGCAGGGCCGGCCGTTGACGATGGACTCCGACGGTCGCGTGGTGGCGGCGGCCACGCCGGCGCTGCACCAGGCGGCGTTGGCGATGCTGGCCGGCTGA